The Amorphus orientalis sequence TCGTCGTCTGGCCGGGGGTTCCGCTCAGCGTCCAGGTGCTGGTGCCGGTCTTCTCGAAGGCCTCGAAGCCGCGGAACTGGCCGCTGGAGCTGATGTTCGAAACAGCAAACGACGCATTCGACGCCCCGCCGAGTCCCATCGTATCGCTCGTCCCGTTCGCGACAACGGTGTCGTAGATCCCGTAGCCGGCCTCCAGCGTCAGCCGGTTGGTGCCGCCGGTGAACTCGATCGCGTTCGCACGCGTGATGTTGCTGCCGTCGACCCCGCCACTCACGCTTCCAGACACCGTGAGGTCGAGGTTCGCGCCGGTGATTCCGACACCGCCGGCGCCGTTCGAACCCGACGATCCACTGCCCGACGGCAGTCCGGCGTTGTTTCCGTCGCCGCCGCTTACAGTACCGGAAATCGTCACCGTCGCCGACCCGCCAAAGGACAGGCCGGCACCGCCGTCTCCGCCGTCGCCCGAAGAGGCGGAGGGCCCGCCGTTGCCGCCGATACCGCCCGTGCCTCCCCTGACCGTGCCGCTGATGGTCAGTGTGGACGTCTGGCTCGTGGAGAACCCGGCGCCGCCGTCGCCCCCGTCTCCACCGTCCGCGCCACTGCCGCCGCTGGCCCCGCCGTTGCCGCCGTTGCCACCATTCACCGTCCCGACCACGGAGACGGTCCCGGGCTGTGTGGCCAGAAGGCCAATGCCGCCATCGCCGCCGCCGCCACCGCCGCCCGAACCGCCGGAGCCAAAACCGCCAGCGCCGCCGTCGCCGCCTCTGCCGCCGGAAACCATGTCTCCAACGCGGAGTTCATTCGGCGTTCCTGTCGAAACGGCGCCGTAGCCGCCGGCGCCACCACCGCCGCCACCACCGCCGCTCGTTCCGCCTATGCCGCCGCCGCCATTTCCACCATTGCCGCCCACCGCAGAAGGAATCACACCGCTGCCCGAGAAGCCGTGAGTCCCGCCGCCGCCGCCAGCACCGGTGCCGCCCAAATTTCCAGCCGCTCCGAAACCGCTCCCGCCGCCGCCGCCGACGCCGAACGAATCACCTCCATCGCCCCCAAGCGAAACGCCGGCGCCGCCGCCACCGCCGCCGCTGGAAGAGGCGCTTCCGGGGCTAGACCCGTCCACGCCGTTGTTGCCGATTCCGGTTGACGAGGAAGCCCCTCCGCCGCCGCCGGCGCTTCCGCTTCCATTCACGCCGCCGGCACCGCCGCCGGCAAGCGCGGGCTGAGCCGCCAGAAGAACGACCGCTGCGGTGCTGAGAAGGGTCAATCGGCGCAGCCGCCCGCTCGACCGGGATCGCGGCGCTTCGCTGCGGGTGCAACCGGACGGCTCTCCCTCCACCGACGCGCGCCGCGGACCACACCTCTCACCACCCATGAATACCGGCATCCAGACCATTCCCTCCACGCCTGCAGCAGCGCCCGACCCGGATGAATCGATCCTACCACCTGGAGAGGCAAGACGATCTGCGCCGGTCCTTTCAAGGACTACTGAATCGATGCGCCCGCCAGAGAACGATTTTTGGGAATTCGTGATGAAAAGGACACAGAATCTTATATGTATAGAATATTCCTAATATATAATTTTAGAGAATACTGATGCACGGAAGTGACCGGACTCTGCAAAACCGCTCATCTCCTCGCTGCCGAGGGTCGCAGATTACCGATGATACCTGCCAGGTGCGTCCGGACCGGATAAGGAAGGTGGAGATCGACAGGTTCGTCTAGCTCCTGAACCGCAAGATCCAAGACAGATAGCTTTCCAAGATATTCTTAAACCTCATATTTTGAAGGAATAAATGGAAAAATTTAATCTACACCTGACTCGGGCCATGCGCGCTGAAATGCACGGGTCTTTGGAGAAACGCATGGCACGGCTTGCAGCGACTGGCCAATCCGGTCATCCAGACCCAACCTGACGCACCAACCGGACAACGCTTCGGGAGCGCCGCACCATGCCGCACATGTTTGTCAACCGATCGCGTTTGCACGACCTGATCGGAGACGATCCGGACCGGAAGTCCAATTTCCGCTGGGAGACCATCAATGCGGTCACCTACGAGCTCGGCGGACTGGTCTTCATAGCCGGGTCGATCTGCTTCTTCCCGGCGCTCTCGGCCTATGCGGATCTCGGGGCCTGGATCTTTTTCGCGGGATCGCTTCTCTATCTGCTGGTCACGGGTCACGATCTGGTGGAGGTCGTGACACATGCACGCCGTCGTTCAGGCCCCCCGGATATCTGGGACCGGCTGGAGCTGGTTGCTGCCCTCACCTATGTGACCGGAACGCTGCTGTTCGTCGTCGGCAGCATCTTCTTTCTTTCCCAGGTTGATCTGCCGATCGCCGGAGCGTGGTGCTTCGTCATCGGCAGCATCCTGTTCGTTGCCGGCGCGGTGATCAACGTCCTGCAGATCGTCCAGGCGGACGACCTGCTCACCCTGCAGCTCATGAACCTCACGGCGCTGACCTTCGTCATCGGGTCCGTGCTGTTTGCCGTCGCCTCCATCCCCTATCTCTGGGCGTTCGCCAGCGACACCGACGAACGGATGGTCGATGCCTTCCTCGCCTGGCAGTATCTGGTCGGAAGCGTGCTGTTCTTCGCCGGCGGACTGTTCAACTACCGGCGCGCCTATCGCGTCGTCGCCCACAAGCTCGGCGTCTCGACGGCCATCGAGCCCAGGCCGATCGTGCCCCTTCCACGCCGCAACAAACGCAGATCATCTTGAGTTCGGGTCGAGAGGCCAATGGCTTCGACCATGGCAATCGCACGTGGACCCGGGCGGTCATGTGCCGGTAGTTTGCTCGCCTGCGGTCGCCATGGGACCGTGCGGGCATGCCGGCCAAAGCGAAACCGGCAGCAGGGAGAATAAAGCGATGACGGCACCGTTCACCTTCAACACCGTCGGCTCGATCGTGTTCGGGTCCGGCAAGGCCGGGGAGATCGGGGCCCTTGCGGCGGCGCGCGGTTTCCGGCGACCGCTCTTCATCACCGATCCAGGCCTGATGGGGACCGGCCTCATCGATCCCGCCCTTTCGGCGCTTGCCGAAGCCGGTCTGGAAACGGCGATCTTCTCGGAGGTGGAAGCCGATCCGCCCGAGGCCATCGTCCGGCTCGGCCAGGAGGCGGCGCGGGCTCATGCCGCCGATTCGGTGATCGGGTTCGGCGGCGGCTCGTCCCTGGATACGGCCAAGCTGGTCGCTCTGCTGGCGACCGGAAACGATACGCTCGAGGCGGCCTACGGCATCGGCAACGCCAAGGGACCACGCCTGCCTCTGATGCTTGTTCCGACCACGGCCGGTACCGGCTCCGAAGTCACCCCGATCGCGATCGTCACCACCGAGACCAGCGAGAAGATGGGTGTGGTCTCTCCACTTCTCCTGCCGGATGTCGCCCTGCTCGATCCGGATCTGACGCTGGGGCTGCCGGCTGCCGTGACGGCGGCCACCGGCGTCGATGCGATGGTGCACGCGATCGAGGCCCATGCGTCGGCCAGCGTGAACAACAACCCGGTTTCCAGGGCGCTCGCCCGCGAAGCGCTGCGTCTCATGGGCGGTGCCATCGAGCGCGCCGTCGCAAACGGCAGCGATGCGGACGCCCGCGCCGACATGCTGCTCGGTTCGATGCTGGCCGGGCAGGCCTTCGCCAACTCTCCGGTGGCCGCGGTGCACGCGCTGGCCTACCCGATCGGCGGCCACTTTCATATTCCGCACGGGCTGTCCAACGCGCTCGTGCTGCCCCACGTGATCCGCTTCAACGCCGCCACCGCCGGCCCCGTCTATGCCGACCTCGCGCCCATCGTGTTTCCGCAGCTGGCCGAGATCGGGACCCAGGCGCGCGGACCCGCCTTCGCCGACGGACTGCAGGAACTCACCATCCGCTGCGGACTGCCGCCCCGGCTGCGGGACGTGGGCATTCCCCACGACGCACTGCACATGATGGCCGACGACGCGATGAAGCAGACACGGCTCCTGGTGAACAATCCGCGCGAAGTGACCCGCGGCGATGCGCTCGCCATCTACGAGGCCGCCTGGTAGGTGAAACCTACTCGGGCGCCCCCGAGGGTCTTGGCGCGGGGTCCGTGGACAGGGAGTGGCGGGCGGCAAACGCTCTGAGCGCGGCGATACCGGGCGCGTCCGGTTCGATCGCCGCCGGATCCGTGCCGATCAGCGTCACCACCGCAACCGCCTGCTCCTGCCAGTCGAGCACCGGTGCCGCCACCGCCACGAGGCCCGGAATGAAGCGGCCGTCGACACGGGCGATACCCTCTTCTCGCACCTGGCCCGCCAGAGCCCGCACGCCCTTGAGATCGGGCGTCAGTTCCGGCCAGACACTCGGCCGCGCCTTGAGCAGGCGAAGCTCCCGCTTCATCTCGCCGCCGACGACCGCCTCGGGAAGATAGCCCAGGAAGGCCCGGCCGGTGGCAGACGTCAGGAGCGGCAGGGTCGTGCCGAGACCGAGCGAGGTGATCACGAAGGACGGCGCCCGCTCCCAGCGCACGATCGTCGCCCCGGAATTGCCCCAGACGCAGAGCAGTGCCGTCATGCCCGTGTCGAGCGCGAGCGCCGGAAGTTCCTCGGAAATCCAGTTGACGAAGTCGTGCCGGTGCAGCGCCGCCAGCCCCATCTCGATGGCCGTCGCGCCGAGATCGTACTTGCCGGATCGGCCCGCCTGCTTGGCGAGACCGGCATGGAGGAAGGAGGCGAGATAGCGGTGCACCTTGGAGACCGGCATGTCGCACTCGCGCGCGAGTTCAGAGAGCGCAACCGGCCCGTCCAGGCGCGCCATCGCGAGAAGCACCCTGAGCGCGGCGTCCAGTGACTGTATTCCGCCGGACGCCTCGGCCGGTTTGTCAGGTGCGGGGTCGCTCGCCATCGTCGCCTTCCAGATAGGCCTTGAGAGGTCCCGTGTGCGCCAGCCTGAGCCGGTCGCCGTCGCGCATGAACAGCCCCCTGACCTCGTAGCCCTCGATCAGGAGCCGGTCGCCCACGGTGCCGCGATAGTTGAAGCGGACCGACTTGTCGCGCCACTCCGCCGACACGATCGAGATCACCAGATCATCGCCGTCCCGGCCCGGCGAGCGGAATGTCGCGCCGACGTCCATCAGGCCGGTCCCAATCAGGCCATTCTCGTTGCAGAAGATCTGATGGGTTTTGCCGCGCGAGCGCATGAAGCCGTGATAGGTCGAATCGAACCACCTCAGATAATTGGGATAATACACGATTCCGGCCGGGTCGCAGTCGCCGAACCCGATCAGGAAGGTCGCTGAGTACAGCGTCGTATCCGCGCTCATTGTTTTCACCCTATGGAATTAATTGCACCATCCGGAATTCGCCCTTATGGTCCCGATCAAACGGGCAGTCAAAATGCCTATATGGGAGGACATCAGTGACCGATCTTTCGCGCATCGAGATTGTGGGCGCCGGGCCCGCCGGGCTGTATGTCGGCATCCTGCTGAAGGAAGCGTTTCCGAACGCCGCCATCCGGCTGACCGAACAGAATCCGTCCGATGCCACGTTCGGCTTCGGCGTGGTCTTTTCAGACGAAGCGCTCGATTTTCTCAAGGCCGATGATCCGGCGACCCACGCCCTGATCACCCCGGAGATGGAGCGCTGGCGGAACATGACGCTCGTCCACCGGGGCGAGACCGTGACGATCGACGGCGTCGGCTTCTCCGCGATCGGCCGGCTCGAGCTCTTACAGCTTCTCCAGAAGCGCGCAGCCGAAGCCGGTCTCGACATGCGCTTCAACGACCGCGTCACGTCGCTGGACGCTCTCGACGCCGATCTCGTTATCGGCGCGGACGGGCTGAACTCCCTGGTGCGCACCTCCGATCCGGAGGCCTTCGGCGCGAGCATCGAGCATTTCGAGAACCATTTCGCCTGGTTCGGAACGACGCTTCCCTTCGATACGCTGACCCAAACCTTCGTCACCACCAACAAGGGCACGCTGAACGCCCACCACTATCGCTACGCGCCGGGCATGAGCACGTTCATCGTGGAGTGCGACAAGGCCACGTTCGAGGCCTACGGGTTCGCCGACATGGACGAGACGGAGACGGCGCGGGTCTGCGAGGAGATCTTCGCCGACACGCTGAAGGGCCACAAGCTCGTCACCAACAACTCCATCTGGCGGAATTTCCCGCGGCTTTGGTGCGACACCTGGGTTACCGGCAACCGCGCGCTCCTGGGCGACGCCGTCCACACCGCCCACTATTCGATCGGGTCCGGCACGCGGCTGGCGATGGAGGACGCGATCGCGCTGGTGCGCGCCCTGAAGAGCGAGACCAGCGTCGCCGATGCGCTCGCGGCCTATCAGGAGACCCGGCAGCCGATCGCCCGCAAGATCGTCAATGCCGCCAACACGTCCGCGCTCTGGTACGACCATTTCGCCGAGCACATGAAGCTCGCCCCGCTCGACTTCGCATTTGCCTACATCACCCGGTCCGGCCGGGTGGACATGGAGCGGCTGCGGCGGATCGCGCCCGGCTTCATGGCGGCCTATGAGGACTACCGCGCAGGCCACGCCGACACAGAGGCCGTCATCAGAGATCCTGTCGGCACCACCGACGGCGACCGCGAGGTCGGCTACGACAAGACCGCCCATCCCAACTGCAGCGCGGTCCTGTTCGACAACCTGGACCGCAACCCCGACAAGATCGCCGTCACCGGTCCGGCCGGAACGCTCACCTACCGGGCGCTCTGCGCGGAAGCCGCGCGCTGGGGCAATGCGTTCAAGGCCGCCGGCTGCCAGCGCGGCGAGCGGATCGTCTTCTTCGTCGACGACACACCGTCCTATCCGGCCGCCTTTTTCGGCGCGGTGCGCGCAGGCTTCGTGCCGGTGCTCCTGAACACCCAGGCCACGCCCGATCTGCTGCGCTTCTTCGTGGCGGACACCGGCGCACGGATCGCGCTGTGCGAAGCGCCGCTCATGGCGATCTTCGAGGATCCGGAAATGCGGGCGGCCGGGCTGGAGCGGGTCATCATCGCCAACGGCGAAGGCCCGCTCGCAGACGGCTTCGAGCATGCCGGCACGTTCCTGGACGGCCAGCCGGCGACGCTGGAGGCGGCCGACACCGGTCCCGACGACATGGCCTTCTGGATGTACTCCTCGGGCTCGACGGGGCGGCCCAAGGGCATCGTCCATCTGCACCACGACATGGCCTATTCCGAGGCTTCCTACGGCCGCACCGTCCTCAAGCTCGAGGCCGACGACGTCTGCTTCTCGGTGCCGAAGATCTTCTTCGCCTACGGGTTCGGCAACGCCTTCACCTTCCCCTTCTCCGTCGGCGCGACCACGGTCCTGCTGCCGGGCCGGCCTGAGGCGGACCGCATCCTCGACATGATCGAGACCTTCAAGCCGACCGTCTTCTTCGGCCTGCCGACGCTCTACACCGCGCTCGCCCGCGCCGACGGCGTCCGCGACCGCAACCTGTCGTCGATCCGGCTGTCCGTCTCGGCCGCCGAGACCCTGTCGGAGGACGTCTACACCACCTGGAAGGACCTCACCGGCAAAGGGCCGATGGAGGGGCTGGGCTCCACCGAGCTTCTGCACATCTACCTGTCCAACACCCAGGACGAGCACCGGCTCGGCTCCGCCGGCAAGCGTGTGCCGGGCTACGAAGTCATCCTGCGCGATCCCGACGGCAATCCGGTCGGCGATGGCGAGGAGGGCGTGATGTGGGTGCGCGGCCATTCCTCCGCGCCGCTCTACTGGAACCGGCCGGAGCAGACCGCCAAGACGATGCGGGACGACTGGATCTACACCGGCGACCGGTTCGTGGAAGACGGCGGCTTCTATTTCTTTCAGGGCCGCGCCGACGAACTGATCAAGGTGTCCGGTCAGTGGGTCTGGCCGCTGGAGGTGGAGCGCTGCCTCAACGAGCATCCCCATGTCCAGGAATGCGCCGTTCTGGCCCACCAGCTTCCCGACCGGCGGATGACGCTGCGCGCCATCGTTGCGCTCCGCCCCGGTCACGAGCCGGGCGATGACGAGACCACGGCCCTCCAGTCCTTCGTCAAGGAGCGGCTGATCGCCTACAAATATCCGCGCATCGTGGAGTTCGTCGGCGAGCTTCCGAAGACCGGTACCGGCAAGATCGACCGCCAGGCGCTGGTGCGCACGGATGGGGACGACACAAAGAAATAAGTATACTAACGGTTTCCCTCGGCGCCGAAATGACGCATGAAGGCGGCAACGACCCGCCGACCGACCGGACCGGGCAGAACCAAGGAGACACCGCGATGCTGTTCGACATTCCGACCACCCCGGCCGTCGCCGTGAAGGGCGAGCAGGCCGCCTACCCGGTTCACCGCGTCTTCTGCGTCGGCCGCAACTACGCCGCCCACGCCGCGGAGATGGGCCACGAGGTCGACCGCGAGGCGCCGTTCTATTTCACCAAGGCCGCCTCGACGATCGTCCATTCCGGCGCGACGATCCCCTATCCGCCCGGCACCGAGAACTACCATTACGAGATGGAATTCGTGGTCGCGATCGGCAAACCGGTCTTCAAGGCCGACCTCGCCGAAGCGGCCAGCGCGGTCTACGGCTATGCCTGCGGCCTCGACATGACCCGTCGCGACCTGCAGCTCGTCGCCCGCGAAAAGGGCCGGCCGTGGGATCTCGGCAAGGACGTCGAGCAGTCCGCCGTGATCAGCGACATCACCAAGGCCGCCGAATTCGGCGAGATCGCCAAGCAGCGCATCTGGCTCTCCGTCAACGGCGAGACCAAGCAGGAAGCGACCCTCGACGACCTGATCTGGAAGGTGCCGGAGCTGGTCAGCCACCTGTCGCGCTACTATCACCTGATCCCGGGGGACCTGATCTACACCGGCACCCCGGCCGGCGTCGGCGCGGTGAAGGCCGGCGACAAGATCGAGGGCGGTGTGGACGGCCTTGCCCCGATCGCGCTCACCATCACCGACCCGGAATAGGCTCACCTCCCAAGGCGAGACCATCGGGGCGGGGCGCACGGCGCCTCGCCCTTTTTTTTATCGCTCGTCGAAGGTTTCGTTCCGGGCAACGCCCCGCCCCTTGTGCCGCTCACTCCCGCGAAAGCGGGAGTCCAGGGCGGCCTTTCTCGGGAGGCTGCCATCCCTGGCTCTGGATCCCCGCTTTCGCGGGGATGAGCGGAGGTTTCCGGAAAGCCCCGTTTCCCGGCTCGCCTTATGCCCGCCCCGGCGTCGGGAGCGCCTCGTGCAGATGGCCGTGACGATCAATGCGGACCGCGGCCACATCCCGGTGCGGATTGATCGACGAGCCGTTCAGGAGCACCTTGGGCAGCTTGCGCGGAACCAGGAGCGGCACCGTCATGGACACATGCTCCCGAGGATCGTAGGCCAGCATCTGCTCGCGCAGGATGCCGATCGTGATCGCCTCGCCCAGAAGCGCGGACTCGATGTAGTCGGTGAAGTAGTGGACCCCGGCGATGTTGCGGGCGTTGGAGATGTTCCACATCAGCTTGTTGAGCTCACCCTCCAGCGTCAGCCCCTTTTCCATCTTGAGGGACAGGAGGTCGATCTTGACATCGTCCGCGTTGTTGCCCGGGGACGGCACCAGGGCCTCGCCCTCAGGCGGCACCAGATAGGCCGGCGTTCCCCGTGCCTTCGGGTTCTCCATGTTGAAGAACGCCTTCAGGAGCGTGACACAGGCGCCGGCGACCGTTGCATGCCCCGCCCCGTAGGCCGGATGCATCGGCGAGCCTTCCGGGAAGGCCATGGGCAGCAGGCGCGTGCAGTGCTTGTTGGCAACCTCTTGCAGGATTTCGTCGAGCTTCGGATCGAGCCCGTTGCCGTCTGGGAAGGTGTAGGTCGCCAGTGTCCGGCCCAGCTCCCGCCGGGCCCGGGCCTCAGACGTGTCTCCCTCATAGGGCCAAGGCTTGCTCTCGTGTTCGCGATTGGGATCGTAGCCGGTGTAGATGGTGTGAAAGAGCGCGCCGGCCGCCTCCGGCCGCATCCGGCGGTGCACCGAGAATTTCTGCAGGCGCACCGCCTTCAGCGCCCGGCTGGAGACCTCCGTCACCAGCGTCAGAAGATGCGGGCCGCCGAAGAGCGCGAAAGGCTCCTGGTTCTTGCGCGACACCGCGTTGTCGGACGCGTCGTGATAGGGAATCCCGGGATCGAAGGGATATTTCTCGCCCAGGAGCATGAGGGCGGCGTTCAGGTAGGCCTGATAGAGCGCGTCGTCGTGGACATAGGTCGCCATGTCACGAAGCCGGCTCATATAGCGGTACGCGCCGGGAACGAACTCCGTTTCCTTGTCCTCATCGTTCGGATCAGGCTCGTACCGCTTGCGGGCGTTGAGCGCGTTCTGGACATCGAGCCAGTCGTACCAAGTGGTCATGTAGTCCCGGCCGGGCTTGGCGACCCGGACCCGCTGATCGATCCGCTGGTTGCCGAAGCGGACCATCCCGGTGTCCCGCTCCCCGGTCCCGGCGATCATGAACTGGGACAGGAACGGCGTCGGCCAGCCGTCCTCACCGAGCCCACGGAACATGTTTCCCGGGGTCTGTGCGTGACCGAACCTCCGGCGCGGCCGGATGTCGCCGGCACAGGTATCGAGCTGATGGTCGGTGCCGGCAAACCAGCGCATCGCGCTCAGCCGATCGGCTGCATTCGCCGCCTTGCCGTGCGACGCTTTGAGGTCCTTCTTCTGAGGGGCCGACAGGCCCTGAAGACCACCGATCAGGCTCTCGTCCATGAACGCGGCGATCGGCTCGTCCCGGAAGAGCGCCATCTGGTAGACTTCGGCCATCTCCGCAGCGAGTTCCGCCGACCCTGGCGCCGGAGCGGCCGGCATGGTCAGCGCGAGCGGATCCGGCCCTTCCAGCACATAGGCAAAGCCGGCTGTCGGGCTCTCCCACTGGCGAAATTCGATCAGGCCGTTTTGGTCCTTGATGGTCCACGCCGCACAGTTGAGCGGCACGTCCGCAAAAACGGCTGGATCCGAACTCTGGGTGCCGGTGCGGAAGTCCTCGAAATGCTGAGGGTCTGCAAGCAGGCCGCTGTCGAGATGAAACAAGCCCTTGGTGAAACTGAAGATGAAGGGGCTCTTCTCCGACACCCGTTCCTGCTCTGGGTGCTCCACTTCCGTGGACAACCGCGTGGCCTCGTTGCGCCGCCAGACGGCATCCTCCCGTCGCTTCGGATCCGGAAACCCCATGAAACCCCTCCTTCATCAGGCAAGCGGCCCAGCCGCAAATAAAATTTAAGGTTGCATACTCAGGCAAGCGGCGGCTTCGGGATCGGTCGGCCCGAACCGGGAAGCACGCAGAGACCTGCTATTTGAAATGAAAGAGAAATCGACTGCCGAGCCTCCCCAGATCACTCAAGGCCCAGCCCGGCGCTCCATCCCGTTCAGATTGAAAATTACCCGACAAACGGGAATTAACGCAACAATAAATTGCATATCGGTGCAGCGGAACGCTTGCCGCCCCACGATGGGCGGTGACACAGGAGCAGACCGGCGAGTGAACCTGCTCAGCCCGGAAGGGATACCGGCCGCTAATTTTGCTGGGATAGGGCTCTTTTTTCGCAAAGTCGGACGCGAAACCGGTGCCCACTTTCACTGGCTTTGCTGATCAGCGCGCGACCGCGCGCCGGCCGGTCAGGCCGCCTCCGCGGAGCGGTGAGCGGAGCGAACTCGCGTGAGCGAAACAAAGCTCAGGCCGCGTCGGCGCTTTCGCCCCAGGCGCCTTCCGGATCGATCCAGCCTTCCGCGATGCCGTGGCAGGCGACCTGCGCGCCCTCGATCTCGAACAGCGGCGGCCGGGTCTGCCGGCAGACGTCCCGGGCATAGGGACAGCGCGGGTGGAAGGCGCAGCCGGACGGGGGATTGATCGGCGACGGGATCTCGCCGGTAAGCTTGATGTTCTGGCGCTTGCGGCGGGGGTCGGCCACCGGGGTCGCCGACAGAAGAGCGCGCGAATAGGGATGCAGCGGCCGGCTGAACACCGCCTCGGACGTGGTGATCTCCACCGGCCGGCCGAGATAGAGGACCAACACTTCGTCGGCGACGAAACGCACCACCGACAGATCGTGGCTGATGAACAGATAGGTGAGCCCGAACTCCTGCTGGAGATCCGCGAGAAGGTTCAGAACCTGGGCCTGGATCGACACGTCCAGCGCCGACACCGGCTCGTCGAGGACGAGGATCTTCGGATCCAGCATCAGCGCGCGGGCGACGGCGATGCGCTGGCGCTGCCCGCCAGAGAACATGTGCGGATAGCGGCCATAGTGTTCCGGGCGCAGGCCGACGCGCTGAAGCATGGATAGTGCCTTCGCACGCCGCTCGTCGGCCGACAGCTTCGTGTTGATGACCAGCGGTTCTTCCAGGATCGTGCCGATCTTCTGGCGCGGATTGAGCGACCCGTAAGGGTTCTGGAACACGATCTGGACGGTCCGGCGCAGCGTCGCAGGATCGTGGCCATCGCTCCCCTCTCCGATCGCGTGACCGTCGATCACGAGCCGCCCGGACGTGGGCTGTTCGATCATGGTGATCATGCGCGCGAGCGTCGACTTGCCGGACCCGGATTCGCCCACGACCGCAAGCGTCTTGCCGGCCTCGACCGAGAAGGTGGCGCCCGCCACCGCCTTCAGCGTGAGACGGCGGCCGAACATCCCGCTGCCGACCTCGTAGTGCAGGGCGACGTCGTCGGCTTCGATGATGGCGTTCATGCCGCCTCCTCGCCGGTGTGAAGGGGATAGTGGCAGAGCGCCTCGCCGAACTCGGGCGGCTGGCGAGGCGGCACCACGGTCCGGCAGCGCTCGTCGGCAAACTTGCATCGCGGATTGAACAGGCAGCCGTCGGGCCGATCGCCCTGCCCCGGCACCACGCCCGGGATCGCCGGCAGCCGGTCGCCGTCGGCCCGGTCCGGCAGCGCGTCGAGAAGGGCTGCGGTATAGGGATGGTGCGGCGCGTCGAACAGCCCGATGACCTCCTGACGCTCCACCTGCCGGCCGGCATACTGGACGACCACGCGCTGGGCGGTTTCCGCCACCACGCCCATGTCGTGGGTGATCAGCACCAGCGCCATGCCGGTGTCCTTCTGCAGGTCCACCAGCAGATCGAGGATCTGCGCCTGGATGGTGACGTCGAGCGCCGTGGTCGGCTCGTCCGCGATCAGAAGCTTCGGCTGGCAGGCAATCGCCATGGCGATCATGACACGCTGACTCATGCCGCCGGAGAGCTGATGGGGAAAGGCGGTCAGGCGCTTTTCCGGCTCCGGGATGCCGACCATCGACAGGAGTTCGATGGTGCGCTCCTTCCGCTCCCGTCGGCCGAGACCGAGATGGGTCTTCAGCGCCTCGCCGATCTGGAAGCCGACCGTGAAGCACGGATTGAGGCTCGACATCGGCTCTTGGAAGATCATGGAAATGTCGCGCCCGATCACCTCGCGCCGCCGCCGGGACGACAGCGTGCGCAGGTCCCTGCCGTCGAAGGACATGTCAGCGGCCGTGACCGTCGCCGTCGGCGGCAGAAGCCCCATGACCGCCAGCATGGCCACCGACTTGCCCGATCCGGATTCCCCGACGATCGACAGCACCTCGCCCGGATCGACGGACAGATCGACGCTGTCGACAGCGGTGAACGGCCCCTGGGAGGTGGCAAAGGTGACGGTCAGATCACGGATATCGAGAAGGGACATGACGAACCTCAGCTCCGCTTCAGTTTCGGATCGAGGGTATCGCGCAGCCCGTCGCCCACCAGGTTGATCGCCAGCACCGTGATCAGGATGGCCACGCCCGGCAGCGTCACCAGCCAGGGCGCGCGGGTGATAAACTCGCGGCTGTCGGCGAGCATCGTACCCCACTCCGGCGTCGGCGGCTGGGCGCCCAT is a genomic window containing:
- a CDS encoding autotransporter-associated beta strand repeat-containing protein, with amino-acid sequence MVSGGRGGDGGAGGFGSGGSGGGGGGGDGGIGLLATQPGTVSVVGTVNGGNGGNGGASGGSGADGGDGGDGGAGFSTSQTSTLTISGTVRGGTGGIGGNGGPSASSGDGGDGGAGLSFGGSATVTISGTVSGGDGNNAGLPSGSGSSGSNGAGGVGITGANLDLTVSGSVSGGVDGSNITRANAIEFTGGTNRLTLEAGYGIYDTVVANGTSDTMGLGGASNASFAVSNISSSGQFRGFEAFEKTGTSTWTLSGTPGQTTTPWTVTGGTLAISNGASLGSSAGTLTLNGGTLGVTGSTTVSNPIAVGSANGTINVATGMSVSAQGAVSGTGTLTKSGPGLMSLTADSSSFTGSTNVSAGVLEVYSGLGGDIAVDGELRLIQNSVRTFSGVFSGTGTISKQGSATTTLSGDSSGFA
- a CDS encoding YrhK family protein, encoding MPHMFVNRSRLHDLIGDDPDRKSNFRWETINAVTYELGGLVFIAGSICFFPALSAYADLGAWIFFAGSLLYLLVTGHDLVEVVTHARRRSGPPDIWDRLELVAALTYVTGTLLFVVGSIFFLSQVDLPIAGAWCFVIGSILFVAGAVINVLQIVQADDLLTLQLMNLTALTFVIGSVLFAVASIPYLWAFASDTDERMVDAFLAWQYLVGSVLFFAGGLFNYRRAYRVVAHKLGVSTAIEPRPIVPLPRRNKRRSS
- a CDS encoding iron-containing alcohol dehydrogenase; amino-acid sequence: MTAPFTFNTVGSIVFGSGKAGEIGALAAARGFRRPLFITDPGLMGTGLIDPALSALAEAGLETAIFSEVEADPPEAIVRLGQEAARAHAADSVIGFGGGSSLDTAKLVALLATGNDTLEAAYGIGNAKGPRLPLMLVPTTAGTGSEVTPIAIVTTETSEKMGVVSPLLLPDVALLDPDLTLGLPAAVTAATGVDAMVHAIEAHASASVNNNPVSRALAREALRLMGGAIERAVANGSDADARADMLLGSMLAGQAFANSPVAAVHALAYPIGGHFHIPHGLSNALVLPHVIRFNAATAGPVYADLAPIVFPQLAEIGTQARGPAFADGLQELTIRCGLPPRLRDVGIPHDALHMMADDAMKQTRLLVNNPREVTRGDALAIYEAAW
- a CDS encoding IclR family transcriptional regulator, whose product is MASDPAPDKPAEASGGIQSLDAALRVLLAMARLDGPVALSELARECDMPVSKVHRYLASFLHAGLAKQAGRSGKYDLGATAIEMGLAALHRHDFVNWISEELPALALDTGMTALLCVWGNSGATIVRWERAPSFVITSLGLGTTLPLLTSATGRAFLGYLPEAVVGGEMKRELRLLKARPSVWPELTPDLKGVRALAGQVREEGIARVDGRFIPGLVAVAAPVLDWQEQAVAVVTLIGTDPAAIEPDAPGIAALRAFAARHSLSTDPAPRPSGAPE
- a CDS encoding acyl-CoA thioesterase; this translates as MSADTTLYSATFLIGFGDCDPAGIVYYPNYLRWFDSTYHGFMRSRGKTHQIFCNENGLIGTGLMDVGATFRSPGRDGDDLVISIVSAEWRDKSVRFNYRGTVGDRLLIEGYEVRGLFMRDGDRLRLAHTGPLKAYLEGDDGERPRT